A window of Strix aluco isolate bStrAlu1 chromosome 2, bStrAlu1.hap1, whole genome shotgun sequence contains these coding sequences:
- the HMGB1 gene encoding high mobility group protein B1 — MGKGDPKKPRGKMSSYAFFVQTCREEHKKKHPDASVNFSEFSKKCSERWKTMSSKEKGKFEDMAKADKLRYEKEMKNYVPPKGETKKKFKDPNAPKRPPSAFFLFCSEFRPKIKGEHPGLSIGDVAKKLGEMWNNTAADDKQPYEKKAAKLKEKYEKDIAAYRAKGKVDAGKKVVAKAEKSKKKKEEEEDEDEDEEDEDDEEEEEEEDEDDDDDE, encoded by the exons ATGGGCAAAGGTGATCCTAAGAAGCCGAGAGGTAAAATGTCTTCATACGCCTTCTTTGTGCAAACCTGCCGGGAGGAGCACAAGAAGAAACATCCAGATGCTTCAGTGAACTTTTCAGAGTTCTCAAAAAAATGCTCAGAACGATGGAAG ACTATGTCTTCTAAGGAGAAAGGGAAGTTTGAAGATATGGCAAAGGCTGACAAGCTTCgttatgaaaaagaaatgaaaaactatGTACCACCTAAGggtgaaacaaaaaagaagttcAAGGATCCAAATGCACCGAAGAGGCCTCC ttcggcttttttcttgttttgctctgAGTTTCGTCCAAAAATCAAAGGAGAACATCCCGGTCTGTCTATTGGAGATGTCGCAAAGAAACTGGGAGAGATGTGGAACAACACCGCTGCAGATGATAAACAGCCTTATGAAAAAAAGGCTGCTAAACTGAAGGAGAAGTATGAAAAG GATATTGCTGCATACCGGGCCAAAGGGAAGGTTGATGCAGGCAAAAAAGTAGTTGCCAAGGCTGAGAAGagcaagaagaagaaggaggaggaggaagatgaggatgaagatgaagaggatgaagatgatgaagaggaggaagaggaggaggatgaagatgatgatgatgatgaataa